Genomic DNA from Desulfonema ishimotonii:
CTCCAGCAGCGGGTCAAAGCCGAATGCAAGATTGAAATCCTCTGGAACACGGTGCCGACCGACATAAAGGCCGATGAGAGCGGGGTCTGCGGCATCGGGCTTCAGGATACCCTTAGCGGTGAGAAACGGGAAATGGCCACGGACGGCGTCTTTATCTTTATCGGCTTCAACCCCGCCAACGCCCTGGTTCCGGCAGGCACGAAGATGAATGCGGACGGGTATGTGGTGACGGATGAAAAATGCGAAACCCAGATGCCCGGCATTTTCGTCATCGGGGATCTGCGGGAGAAATACGCCCGCCAGATCGTGATATCTGCTGCGGACGGCTGTACGGCTGCCCTGGCCGCAGCCCATTACGTAGAGACCAAAAAATCTGAAGAAGACTTCTGTGAGGCCCCCGAAGGCCTGCTCGAAGAAAATTAAGCAGAGAAACACCCCGTCGCCCGGCGGGGTGTCGCAGTATTCTCCGAAAAAGACACCCCGGACCTTTTTCACACAGGTTCATACGAATTCAGGCAGAGGCGCATCCAATATAAACGCTTTACACCAAAGGAGGAAATATGCAGAATGCTAAAATCGGAGACCGGGTCAGAGTTGATTATGTGATCCGTTTTAAAGACAGTACCCAGGTCAGCACTTCACGGGGACGGCAAAATCTTGAGTTCACACTCGGAGAGGGGAAGGCGCTTCAGGAATTTGAAGATGCCCTGATTGATATGGAGGCCGGGAAAGCCCGGACGGTTGTCATCTCTCCGGATCTGGCGTTCGGCCCTCAGAAAAACGAACTCCTGGGGGATATGAAAATTGATGATTCTCCCATAGGAACGCCGTCCGTCGCCGGTCACACCATCCTGATCAAACAATCCGGCGGCCATACGATATCCGCTACCGCCAAAGCGTCGGACCGGAACCGGCTGTTCCTTGAAGGGGAAAACATCTTTGAGGACAAAGAGCTGGTCATGGATATAAAACTGGTCGAAATCCTGTCATAGCGAACAGGCCAGACCCGAAGTAGGGTTTTAGCCGTCATATCCCGGAGAGGGACGTCTAAAGCCCTGCTTACCAGACCCGTCGCAGAGTTGCAGTGTCATCACCTCTCTGGTTTTTTCCGGAACGCTCCTGTTCAGCCGCCGCAGATCTTCCTGATTCCCGGCCAGACCCGTTCCCCGGATTGCCCGGCGGGGCCGTTAAATTTTCCACGTATCCGTCTCATCTTTATCAGAATCAGAAGCCATCGCTTTCAAATATGGTAACATTCAGGACAGGGTCTGTATCCGTATCTGAGACGCTACCCATTTATTTTTGCAGGAATCATCCTGAAAAAGGAAGACCCCTGCATCCGAAACAGGCATGACTTTTCAGGGAGGACATCATGGAAAAGCCCGTCATTATCTATGGCAAGGAACGCTGCCCCTATACCCGGAAGGCCCGTGCGGCGTGGCCGAATCACAAATATATCGACGTGATTGAAGATCAGAGCAAAATAGAGGAAATGCTCCGCCTGTCCGGCGGCCAGCGAAAGATACCGGTCATTGTCGAGGGCGACCGGATCACGGTCGGCTACGGGGGCGGGGCATGACGGATCTGATCCGCCCGGCCGTGTCTGCCGGGAAAAATCTGAAACCGCTGCCACCGTACCTAGTGCATAGTCAAAGCTAAAAATCAGGGTTGGGCATAATGCAACCTGCTGACACCGGTACAAATTGAAATCCGATGATCCTAAAATTAAGCGATGACAAAGCAATAGCGGGGATATAACCCCGCCCATTTTCCTATATTCGCAGGGCGGGCACATTTTCTGTGCCCACCGACGTCCTGCTCTTTCGAGGGAAAAGCATGTCTCCCCCCCTGCAAGGAGGCGGTCGATCAGGCTTTGAAGTGGTCCCAGCCGGAGGGGTCGAGGGGAACGCTGCTGCCGTCCGCCAGCACCAGCTCGGATGTCCCGGCGTCGGTGATATGGCCGATGGCGATGAGGGGCCGGTCGAAGCGCGTCTGAAACGCCCGGCGAACGGTTTCGGCCTGTTCGGGCGATATGGTGCAGAGCAGCACATAATCCTCCCCCCCGACAGGGCATAGGGAACCGGATCGAATCCGAACCGCTCACAGAACCGCCGGAGCGGGCCGGATATGGGAATTTGGTCGGCGTACAGGCGAATCCCGACTCCGCTCTCACGGACGATGTGGCCCAGGTCGGAACTGACGCCGTCGCTCACGTCAATGGCCGCGTGGACCCCGTTCTGCGTTGCCAGGAACCGCCCCTCTTCCAAGTGGGGCCGGGGCAGGACGTGGGCGTCGAAAAGGGTGCGGAAATCATCGGACCCGATGGGGGATTCCGCCGGAATGTCGTTGAGGATCAGATGAAGACCGGCCCGGCTCTCGCCCGGAAGGCCCGTAATGCAAATCACATCTCCGGCTGCGGCTCTGTCCCGCCTGCACATCTCTGCTTCGGGAACCGACCCCACCACGGTGATGTTGATGATCAGGCCGGACCGGGAGTGGGTGGTGTCCCCGCCCAGGATGTTGACATCAAAGCGCCGGGCCAGGGCTTTCATGCCCCGGTAAACGTCGTCAAGGAAGTCCACGTCACAGTCTTTGGGGATGGCGATGCTGACAAATGCCTCTCTGGCGGTCCCCCCCATTGCCGCAATATCGCTCAGGTTGACGGCCAGGGCCTTGTGGCCCAGATTGAAGCCGGATGTGGCGTGTCTCAGAAAGTGGACCCCCTCGGCCAGCAGGTCGGTGGTCACCAGCGTGACCTCGCCGGGGGGCAGGGTAAAGGCGGCCGCGTCATCACCGATGGCCCGGACCACGTTGGCGGGACGGATCAGGCAGCCGTTGCCGATCCGCCTGATCCACCCGAATTCTCCGATATCTTTTAACTTCATTTTTCTGTTCTTATCTCCTGCCGCGTTGTTTTTCAGAAAGTAGGGTGGGCACGTCTTTTTGTGCCCACCGTTTTCACACCGGATGCCGGCGTTTTTTGTGATGTGGCGTGGTTGAAACCCGGTGGGCACGGAAAAGCGTGTGCCCACTACCCGCTAACGATTGAGTTCAGGGGCGCGATGATAGGAGCGTCCTTTGAAACGATTTGGTTATGCGGGTTTTTTCATGATAGTTTTTTTTAATAATCTAACCCAAAATGACCACTTTTTTCGTTGAAAAGTAAGTCCGAGTTTGAGCTGAACTTTATCGAAGGAATCTTCAATTAATGCATCGTGCGTTGGGCGGATCATTATTAGCCAGGGTATTATTGCTGTGGCAGCAACGTTCATTTTAATGGTGTGACTAATTTCTGTTTTATTCTCTCCTTTTTCTATTAATTCAAACCAATGATTACCTTGAAAATTAGAAGGTTCAATAAACCTGAAATTTATTTTTCGTCCTGGTTTGAATTCTGTAATGACGTATTTAATGGGCCCATGTCCACCGGTTGCACCTTCCGATAATTCACGGTCCAATTTTATTGGTGCCCAATTTTCATGAGGCCACAATTGATCATCATTTGAAGATAGGCTATTCAATAAGACAGAAACATCGGATATTGGTTTTTCGATGATTCGGGTATGTTTATTCGTAATTTTCATATTTTCCTTTGTCATATTTTCCTTTGCATAACGCTACGCTCAGGGGCTTCAAAAAGAGGAGCGAGGAACGAGCGCAGCTTTTTGGCGTCCCCTGCAGCGTGTAGTTATGTTTGAAAGTAAAATAATCGGTTGATTTAACATATTATTAACTAACTCTTTATTTCTTCTGCGCTTTCAGAACCTTCATTTTTTGTTTGCGAATCATTGAAATTAGTAACGAATGTTGGTAGAGGACTTTTTCCATTAACAATATTCTCAATCCCGGATAAAACTCTTAACTGTGATTGTTCATAATCACCGTGGGCCTTTGGTCTATAACAATCTCTTTGTAGTTGAACTTTATCATAATCATAGTTTAGTGCTTGAGCCATTGAATATAGAAGTTGAACAAATAGCTCGTCGTTCTTTTTACCCCAATTTTCAAGGCTTCCATATTCGTTTTGTTGTGACAGGTGATTATTATAGCTTTTCCATGAATGAGTAACAGCTTGCTCTTTTTTTGTTTGATAACGAGTCTTAATAAAAGGAATCATTCTTCCATAAAACTCAATGTCTATCATGTTGAGAGATTGAACATGTTCTCTATGCAAACGCTCAGCTCTTGTAGCCATAAGGGTCATAAATATTTTAAGGCGTCTTTCTCTTTTTTCTCTGAAACTTTCGACAAGTTTCTGTGCTTGAACAGCGAATATCGGGCCCAAAATAACAGCGGCAGTCATTATAATATCTTTGATTTCCATATTTATATTTTTAAACATATTTTAACTTTCGAAAAGAACATAACGAAAAGAACATAACCTTAGGATTAACCGGCATGGACCGGCATCTATATATAGATAAAAGCATATACATATATTAAAGCATCTATATGCAGATGTCACGAAGGCATATAGATATATATACTTTTCCAAATCTGCCAAAAAGCATATATATGTATATGCCTTTTCAAAGTATCTATATCTATATTCTTATGAATTCAGCCATCCGCATTTTGATCCCTGATCTGGCCAAACTCTCAGACCAGACGAGTTTTTGTCAAAAACCCCATAACTCATTTCGCAATATTTTCAACAAAATATCGCCCATAAAACCAATTGCCTGTCGCGTCACGGACAGGGCGGACACGGATGCCTGCCCCCGAAAAATCCTCACCGAGCGTCATTCCCGCGAAGGCGGGAATGACGCTCTTTTCGATCGGTTACGGATTCCCGCCTTCGCGGGAATGACGGAGTGGAAAACGGCTTTTTACGAGCAAGTAGCAAGAAGGGTAGGCACGTCTTTTTATGCCCACCGATTCCCGGATCAATCCCCTGCTAATCCCCTCAGTCCGCAAACAACGGCACAATCCGAAACTGTGTGACATCCACCAAACCCTTGTCCGTAAGCTTGAGATCCGGGATGACCGGCAGCGCCAGAAACCCCAGGGCCATGAAGGGATCGTGCAGCCGGGTGCCGAGTTCGCGGGCCGCGCTGATCAGAGAATCCATCTGCTCCCGGATGACCGGCATGGGCGCATCCGACATCAGCCCGGCAATGGGCAGGGGCAGCTCCGCCCTGACGGCCCCGTCACATGCCACGGCCATACCGCCGCCCATGCGCACCACCGCGTTCAGGGCGGCTTTCATGTCCCGGTCATCGGCCCCCGCCACAATAATGTTGTGGGAATCATGGGCCACGCTGGAGGCCAGGGCCCCCCGCCGAAGCCCCAGGCCGGTGACAAAGCCCAGACCGGTTCCGCCCGCGCCGGTGTACCGCTCCACCACCGCCATCTTGAGCAGGTCGCGGGACACGTCGGCCACGGCCATACCGTCCTTCACGGCGGCGTCCGTCTCGCGCCTGCCCGTCATCACCTGATCCTGCACCACTTCGATCACCCGGATGCGGCGTCCCCGTGCCGGGATCGTGAAATCGACGTCATCGGGCAGAAGGTTCATAATCCGGGGAACGGATACGGGTGCGGGCCTCGTGATCTCCGGCAAAATCGCCCCGTCTTCCGCCACCAGCCTTCCGCCGTGGTAAACCTGTTCGGCACGCGGGGTATCCAGATCCGAAAAGATCATGAGATCGGCCCGGTATCCGGGCGCAATCGCCCCGGCGTCCCGGATGCCGAAGTAGCGGGCCGGGTTGAGAGTGCCCATCTGAATGGCCGTGACCGGATCAAGCCCCAGACCGATGGCCCTGCGCACAATATAATCCAGATGGCCCTGATCCAGAATGTCGTGGGGGTGACGGTCGTCCGTACACCACATCATCCGATCGGCGGTCCGCTCGCTGATGGCCGGAAACAGGGCGTCAAGGTTCCGGGCACATGTCCCCTCCCGCACCATGATGAACATGCCTGCGGCCAGTTTTTCCATGGCCTCCGGGGCGGTGGTGCATTCGTGATCGCTGGCGATGCCGGTTGAGAGATAGGCGTTCAGTTCCGGCCCGGTGAGGCCGGGCGCATGGCCGTCCGTTGGCTTCCGGTGCGCCCTGGCCAGCCCGATCTTTTTCAGCACATCCGCATCACCGTAAATGACGCCCGGATAGTTCATCATCTCGGCCAGGGCCAGAATCCGGTCCTCTTCCATGAACGGCAACAGATCCTCCGCATCCAGCCGCGCACCGGAGGTTTCCATCTCCGTGGCCGGAACACAGGAGGGCAGGGAATAGCAGATGTTCATGGGCTGGTTCTCAGCAGAGCGGAGCATGTAGCGAATCCCGTCCGCGCCCAGCACATTGGCGATCTCGTGGGGGTCGGCCACCACCGTGGTCGTGCCGAGCGGGAGGACCGCACGGGCAAATTCCGTGACCGAGGCCATTGCGCTTTCGATATGCACATGGGCGTCGATCAGCCCGGGACAGAGGTAGCGCCCCTTCAGGTCCGTCCGGCGACGGGCTGCATAGTCTCCCATCCCTGCAATGCGGCCGCCGGCGATGGCCAGACTCCCGGAAACGATCTCACCGGAAAAAACATTGACAATGCGGGCATCCGCCAGCAGCAGGTCAGCCTCTTTTTCGCCACGGGCAACGGCAATCACATGATTCGGATTCATATGAAATCTCCCTGTCAAAGTGTTCAAAGTTACGCGACCGGGACTCCGGCAGCACGTCAGACAAAAATGTTGTTTATTTCCAGAACGCCATTTCCGCGCTTCGCTCCCCGCACACACTGGCAGATCAGGTTGGCGAAGCGTATCTTCATCAGCCATCGTTCCAACGCTCTGCGTTGGAACGGGCGACCCCGACCGACGCTCCCGCGTCGTGTGACGGGACGCAGAGCGTTGGCACAATGAATTGCAGTGAATTGCGGGTGGGCATGTCTTTTTGTGCCCATCGAGTCCCGTCCCCCTGTTCTGGCATATCCTGCGTTTTGCGCCGCCGTACTCCGACTTTCAGGGGATGGGTATTGCATTAAATCGCAGGCTGTGGCTATACCATTCGGAAAAAAAGGCAGATCACCGGCCCGGAAACATAGACGGATGCGTCGGTAATTGTCAAACATGCCGGAATTTCATAAATTTTACGCCCGATCCCGGTCGCATGACCGGACACAGGGACGATACAATGACAGAATTCCCGGCCCGCCCTTCAGGCCGATCCGTGCCGATAAACACTATATGTCAGGGCAGAAATGACCGCAACCTCAAACGGAATGTACAGGGAACCAATGGAAAAATTTTCAGGGGCATTGCTGACGGATATCCGTGAAAAATGGAAAAAATTCTGTGATGCGCTGGCCGATCAGGGGCTTGCCCCCCCTGCGGACGACCGGAGGACTGAAACGATCCGGCGCGTCTTCGGCTTCAGCGATTTTGTCGCCAGAAACTGCGCACGCTTTCCGCAGATGGCGGACGCGCTGATCCGAAGCGGCGATCTTGACCGGTCTTATGAACCGGATGCGTATCTGTCGGGCCTTGAATCGGCTCTGGCCGGTGCGGACGGGGAGGAGTCCCTCAAAAGCGGGCTGCGCCGGTTCCGCAGGCGGGAGATGATCCGCATTGCCTTCCGGGATCTGGCCGGACAGGCCGATCTTCAGGAAACCCTCCGTGACCTTTCGGCCCTTGCCGACGCCGCCATTGAGGGGGCCTCGGAGCGGCTTTACCGCTGGCACTGCGAAAAGTACGGCACGCCGGTCAGCCGGGACGGGGTGGCCCAGCGGCTGGTGGTGCTGGGCATGGGCAAGCTGGGGGCGCGTGAGCTCAATTTCTCATCGGATATCGACCTGATCTTCGCCTTTCCCGAACCCGGCATGACCTGCGGGGAGGCGTCGCCCATCACCAATGATGATTTTTTCACCCGCCTCTGCCGCCGCCTCATGCACGTTCTGAGCGCCAATACGGCAGACGGGTTTGTGTTCCGGGTGGATGCCGATCTCCGGCCTGCCGGGAAGAGCGGGCCGCTGGTGATGAATTTTGACGTGACCGAATCCTACTACCAGGAACAGGGGCGGGAGTGGGAGCGGTATGCCTGGATCAAGGCCAGGGTCGTGGCCGGGGACAAAACGGCAGGGGCACAGCTTCTGAAGCGCCTCAACCCCTTTATCTTCCGTCGGTATCTGGATTACGGCGTGTTTGAATCACTCCGGGAGATGAAGCAGAACATCGCCCTGGAGGTCCGGCGCAAGGGCATGGGGGACAACATCAAGCTGGGCGCCGGCGGCATCCGGGAGATCGAGTTCTTCGGCCAGATCTTTCAACTGATCCGGGGGGGCGTGGTGCCCGAACTTCAGGCGCGGCCCATTCAGAATGTGCTGGACCGGCTGGTTCAGGAACATCTGATCCCGCCCGATATCTGCCGGGAGCTTCAGGCGGCGTATCGCTTTCTGCGCAATGCGGAAAACCGGCTTCAGGAGTTTGCCGATGCCCAGACCCATAAACTGCCAGGGGACGGGGCCGGACGGGAGCGTCTGGCCCTGTCAATGGGATTTGACGGCTGGGACGCCTTTGCCGGAGAGCTTGAACGCCATACCGCCGCCGTACACGGTCATTTCAACAGCCTCCTGAAGACCGAAGACGGTGCGGATGAAAAAGAGAGCGGCCATGACGATACCGGAGCGGACCTGACAGGCATCTGGCAGGGGCAGGCCGACGATGAAGAGGGGCGAAACCTGCTGAAAGATGCCGGATACGGGGATACGGAGACCGCCCTGAAGCGGATCGCCGAGTTCCGGGAGATACTGGCCGCCAAAGCGATGGGCGTCGAGGGGCGGGAGCGCATCGACCGGCTGATGCCCCTTCTGATCCGGGAGACCGGACGCTCGGACCGGGCGACGCTGACCCTGGACCGGATTATCAGCCTGATCCGCAGCATCCGGGGCCGAAGCTGCTATATCTCCCTGCTGCTGGAAAATCCCCACGCCCTGGACCATCTGGTCCGGCTGGCCGATACCAGCTCCTGGATCGTCAAGTTCCTGTCCCAGCACCCCGTACTCCTCGATGAACTGCTCGACCCGCGCACCCTGTATGTCCCGCCGGAACGGCCCGAACTGGAAAAAGACCTGCGCAGGCGTCTCGACCGGATTGACCCGGAGGATCTCGAATACCAGATGGATGCCCTCCGCATTTTCAAGCAGATCAATACCCTGCGGGTGGCCGCCGCCGATATCACCGACGCCATTCCCCTGATGCGGGTCAGCGATCACCTCTCCGATATTGCGGAGACGGCCCTCAGCGAGGTGCTGGCGCTTACGTGGAAACACGCGGCAGAGCGCCACGGCATCCCGGCCTGCGATCCCCCCCTGGCATCCGGCGAAATGGGATTTGTGGTGATTGCCTACGGCAAACTCGGCGGCCTGGAACTGGGATACGGGTCAGACCTCGACATGGTGTTTCTCCATTCGGGAAGCGGCGGGGAGAGTCAGGGGGGCCGGATACCGCTGGACAGCACCACCTATTTTGCCCGCATGGGCCAGCGGTTCCTTCATATGCTCACCACCCACACCACCACCGGCAGGCTGTATGAGGCGGACATGCGGCTTCGCCCCAGTGGCAGTTCCGGCATCCTGGTCTGCTCGGTGGAGAGCTTCCGGTCGTATCAGGCGGACGCCGCATGGACCTGGGAGAAACAGGCCCTGGTGCGGGCCCGGCCCATTGCCGGAGACCGGCGGCTGATGGACCGGTTTGAGGCGATCCGCGCCGAAGTGCTGACCCATCCCCGTGACCCGGAGCTTTTGCGCCGGGAGATTATCCGGATGCGGACGCGCATGAAAAAAGAACTGCTGAGGCCGGAGCCGGGAATTTTTGATCTCAAGCAGGGAGACGGCGGCATTGTGGACATCGAATTTCTGGTCCAGTGTCTGGTGCTGCTCAACGCGTGCAGGCACCCCGGACTGCTCCGGTGGACCGATAACGTCCGCATGATCCGAACCCTGTGCGACACCGGCGTGATCGACGAGGTGACGGCCTATTTCCTCCGGAAAGCCTATCTGATTTACCGGGCTGTGGGCCATAAGCTGAACCTCCGGGAAGCCCCGGCGAAGGTCGCGGAAAAACGGTTTGAGCTGCTGCGAACACAGGTGAGAAAGGCGTGGGACACCTATATCGGCACCGAATGAATCCGGGCACGCCTGCAATTTACACCCGCCTGGAAATTCGTCCCCCTCCTGGCGGACGTCCGGATATTGTACGTAGGGGCGTATTGCAATACGCCCCTGCATCCGGGGGAGGACGAATCTCCAAGTTGACATAGTACTCTGTCAACTTGGAAACTGCGGGTTCGGAGTACGGGTTTTCCCTGTCACTCGCCGGGAAGCCCTGCGTGCCGGAATTTTACCAACTCACAAAAACAATGCTGACAGCGCAATAGTAATACTGAATCTGAGGATTCCCGGAATTCGGGTCTGAAAAGCCCCGAAGGGGCGGAATATTACAGCACAGGGTGAAGCCCTGTGAAAACATATGACACAATAAATTTCAGCCCTGAAAGGGCGAAGTAAGCGGATATTTTTTTCAGAAGTCTGATGTGATACTGCCTGCCGTCATAAAATGAGCCTTTGTCATTTCAACCAAAGGGAGAAATCCTGAGATGCCCCGCATCCGTTCGGAATGACAAAAACGCAGATTGTGGCGACGCTGAGTATATGTGTCGGCCAGAACCACCGCTGCCGATGGCGGCGTATGGAAGCGCAAGCCCCGCCCTCTGGCGCTGCGGCTCTGCCACCGGGCAAAATGTAACAGGCGGAACGCCTTTGACAACCTGCGCCCCCCCGGAGGTGGTGGTTGACTACCTGACAGGCTGTACTTAACATATCCCATCCCTGATCTGACGGATCTTCGACATCAGATTTCCGTCTTCTCTGGGAAGAAGGGAACGTCTCACGTCTGCGGGAATGACGCAAAAAAACGCTGCAAAAATAAGGCAATCGGCCCGTGGAGATGTGTATGACGATGAGGAGAACGCCTCGGAGACAGAAAGCCTTCGCCTGAAAGGCATATTTAAGAGATTGTTCTGAATTAAAACCATCACAGCCCCTGAAAAACATTTTTGTCGTTTTTTTGGCAAATTTATTACTTTTTTGTATGCTATTGCATAAAACAGAAACCCGGAATATTTTTATAACTGACTGTTATTAAAATATTAAATGGAAAATTCACACTATGGCACATTGCTTGCTTTATACGTTTACCCAAGAGCGAACACTTCTTATGGCTGACAGACAGGACATTGAAAAACGAACGTGGCATTGATGAAAAAACAAAACAATATCACTGAAACACCTCTCATAAAACTGACGCATCAGCGGGAGACCCTGATCTCCGGTTTTCTGGCGGGAAGCATTCCCGACTTCCTGAGGCAGCACACACGGATTCTGGACAGCTATTTCCACGAGAGCTACGAAAACAGCATCATCGGTCCCCAGATCAGCATGACCCGGTATCCGTATGCGATCATCGCCCTGGGGGGATATGGCCGCCAGGAGCAGTGCATTCACTCGGACGTGGACCTGCTGCTGCTCTTTGAAAAGGATGTTCCTGACGCGGCAGAGGAGCTGGTCCGGGAAGTGATCTATCCCCTGTGGGACATCGGGCTGGATGTGGGCCATGCGACCCGGACTCTGGACGGCTGTATTACGGCAGCCCTGGAGGATATCGAAACCCTGACCGCCCTTCTGGATGCCCGGTTTATCTGTGGCATGTCGCGCCTGTACTCGGCACTCATGGACCGGCTCCGGGAGAAATTCGTTCTTGAGACGTCCGGGACTGTCATCGACCGGCTGGTGGACCGAAATCAGGAACGCCATGTCCGCTTCGGAGA
This window encodes:
- a CDS encoding FKBP-type peptidyl-prolyl cis-trans isomerase, which encodes MQNAKIGDRVRVDYVIRFKDSTQVSTSRGRQNLEFTLGEGKALQEFEDALIDMEAGKARTVVISPDLAFGPQKNELLGDMKIDDSPIGTPSVAGHTILIKQSGGHTISATAKASDRNRLFLEGENIFEDKELVMDIKLVEILS
- the thiL gene encoding thiamine-phosphate kinase; this encodes MKLKDIGEFGWIRRIGNGCLIRPANVVRAIGDDAAAFTLPPGEVTLVTTDLLAEGVHFLRHATSGFNLGHKALAVNLSDIAAMGGTAREAFVSIAIPKDCDVDFLDDVYRGMKALARRFDVNILGGDTTHSRSGLIINITVVGSVPEAEMCRRDRAAAGDVICITGLPGESRAGLHLILNDIPAESPIGSDDFRTLFDAHVLPRPHLEEGRFLATQNGVHAAIDVSDGVSSDLGHIVRESGVGIRLYADQIPISGPLRRFCERFGFDPVPYALSGGRIMCCSAPYRPNRPKPFAGRFRRASTGPSSPSAISPTPGHPSWCWRTAAAFPSTPPAGTTSKPDRPPPCRGGDMLFPRKSRTSVGTENVPALRI
- the uxx1 gene encoding UXX-star selenoprotein family 1, translating into MEKPVIIYGKERCPYTRKARAAWPNHKYIDVIEDQSKIEEMLRLSGGQRKIPVIVEGDRITVGYGGGA
- a CDS encoding SRPBCC family protein, translating into MTKENMKITNKHTRIIEKPISDVSVLLNSLSSNDDQLWPHENWAPIKLDRELSEGATGGHGPIKYVITEFKPGRKINFRFIEPSNFQGNHWFELIEKGENKTEISHTIKMNVAATAIIPWLIMIRPTHDALIEDSFDKVQLKLGLTFQRKKWSFWVRLLKKTIMKKPA
- the ade gene encoding adenine deaminase, with translation MNPNHVIAVARGEKEADLLLADARIVNVFSGEIVSGSLAIAGGRIAGMGDYAARRRTDLKGRYLCPGLIDAHVHIESAMASVTEFARAVLPLGTTTVVADPHEIANVLGADGIRYMLRSAENQPMNICYSLPSCVPATEMETSGARLDAEDLLPFMEEDRILALAEMMNYPGVIYGDADVLKKIGLARAHRKPTDGHAPGLTGPELNAYLSTGIASDHECTTAPEAMEKLAAGMFIMVREGTCARNLDALFPAISERTADRMMWCTDDRHPHDILDQGHLDYIVRRAIGLGLDPVTAIQMGTLNPARYFGIRDAGAIAPGYRADLMIFSDLDTPRAEQVYHGGRLVAEDGAILPEITRPAPVSVPRIMNLLPDDVDFTIPARGRRIRVIEVVQDQVMTGRRETDAAVKDGMAVADVSRDLLKMAVVERYTGAGGTGLGFVTGLGLRRGALASSVAHDSHNIIVAGADDRDMKAALNAVVRMGGGMAVACDGAVRAELPLPIAGLMSDAPMPVIREQMDSLISAARELGTRLHDPFMALGFLALPVIPDLKLTDKGLVDVTQFRIVPLFAD
- a CDS encoding DUF6680 family protein; translated protein: MFKNINMEIKDIIMTAAVILGPIFAVQAQKLVESFREKRERRLKIFMTLMATRAERLHREHVQSLNMIDIEFYGRMIPFIKTRYQTKKEQAVTHSWKSYNNHLSQQNEYGSLENWGKKNDELFVQLLYSMAQALNYDYDKVQLQRDCYRPKAHGDYEQSQLRVLSGIENIVNGKSPLPTFVTNFNDSQTKNEGSESAEEIKS
- the glnE gene encoding bifunctional [glutamate--ammonia ligase]-adenylyl-L-tyrosine phosphorylase/[glutamate--ammonia-ligase] adenylyltransferase, which gives rise to MEKFSGALLTDIREKWKKFCDALADQGLAPPADDRRTETIRRVFGFSDFVARNCARFPQMADALIRSGDLDRSYEPDAYLSGLESALAGADGEESLKSGLRRFRRREMIRIAFRDLAGQADLQETLRDLSALADAAIEGASERLYRWHCEKYGTPVSRDGVAQRLVVLGMGKLGARELNFSSDIDLIFAFPEPGMTCGEASPITNDDFFTRLCRRLMHVLSANTADGFVFRVDADLRPAGKSGPLVMNFDVTESYYQEQGREWERYAWIKARVVAGDKTAGAQLLKRLNPFIFRRYLDYGVFESLREMKQNIALEVRRKGMGDNIKLGAGGIREIEFFGQIFQLIRGGVVPELQARPIQNVLDRLVQEHLIPPDICRELQAAYRFLRNAENRLQEFADAQTHKLPGDGAGRERLALSMGFDGWDAFAGELERHTAAVHGHFNSLLKTEDGADEKESGHDDTGADLTGIWQGQADDEEGRNLLKDAGYGDTETALKRIAEFREILAAKAMGVEGRERIDRLMPLLIRETGRSDRATLTLDRIISLIRSIRGRSCYISLLLENPHALDHLVRLADTSSWIVKFLSQHPVLLDELLDPRTLYVPPERPELEKDLRRRLDRIDPEDLEYQMDALRIFKQINTLRVAAADITDAIPLMRVSDHLSDIAETALSEVLALTWKHAAERHGIPACDPPLASGEMGFVVIAYGKLGGLELGYGSDLDMVFLHSGSGGESQGGRIPLDSTTYFARMGQRFLHMLTTHTTTGRLYEADMRLRPSGSSGILVCSVESFRSYQADAAWTWEKQALVRARPIAGDRRLMDRFEAIRAEVLTHPRDPELLRREIIRMRTRMKKELLRPEPGIFDLKQGDGGIVDIEFLVQCLVLLNACRHPGLLRWTDNVRMIRTLCDTGVIDEVTAYFLRKAYLIYRAVGHKLNLREAPAKVAEKRFELLRTQVRKAWDTYIGTE